The sequence below is a genomic window from Montipora capricornis isolate CH-2021 chromosome 14, ASM3666992v2, whole genome shotgun sequence.
TGACTCAGAGTTAACCGAGATCGCACGGCAGTTGGAGGTTCTTGTTGGCGATTCAACATGCATGCGCTATCCAGATCGGATACATTTCCCTCAGATTCCAAACGACTTTTACTCGGCCCACATGGCTCAACAAGCCTTGCTGCTTTCCAAGAAGATCGTCGAGCGTGTTAAAAACCGTATTTCCTAAGGTGCGTTGTGAAGAAAGAGATACTGTACGATATAAGTGTCCATAAGTGGGTGTGAAAGTCATGCTAAATATGTAGTCTCCTCTCTATCTCTCTCGGTGGGCCGATTACGTAATAATGATATCTCTATACTACGGAAACAGAACTAACACGAGCTGTTAACGTAATAATGTCGTGACAAAagataatttaaattttgtgagTCGAATTAAACgagtaattttccttttttcgcattgctttttgaaagaaatctcgGCTCGTGTCCCCACAGATTTTTCCAATATCTTCAATTTTCACTGGTGTTTTTGTTTACAgttaatatttaataatataataataatatttaatatttatattgcGCATTTTCTATAAGAATAATCAAATGCGCAGTTATCACAAGACATAGCTGACGAGGCCGTCGACGGCCATTATGTGGACGATCGCGACCTGCAGCCATCAGATTGTATTATAGTATACGAGTAGAATTCCACTCAAAATCGCtggaaacaaggaaaatgtTTTTCGTTTCTTTAATGTCACATGACGTGTAAATATCAACAACTAAAGCTATAAATTGAATTTTACAGGCTGTGACAGAAACGTGGCACTGGAGAGATTCAAGTAGGAGTGCATTTCTTAGAGTGGTGGCCAATCTTCATACTCATGTGTACAGCACTGTACGATTTAAACTTTATCGAACAATGTAGCTTCAAAGTAAACCAGTATATTCAAGAACAGTGATCGATGTGTCGAAGTGCTCATATAGCCAAATTCAAACCCAAGTACATTTCTTAAAATGGGAGTTCTCGTCTCCTATAGTGCATGTTTTTTCGTTAAAAACTTCGCTTTTAGTGTATAAAATTAAGCCAAGCTATCAGAGGAGAGAATTCCAGTCAGTATTATAGCCATAGTTTGCGTTAATGTCTTGGCCAAGCCGCCACTCATCCCCTTCCTCTTATGAGCGTTTGTAGCTTAGTTTCAGTCATGTTCTAATGTCAGAGACAACTTCCGTTTTGATAAGCGTTGCTTCAAGTAAATAAGAGTCATTTTGTTGGAATGTTAAATGCAATATTCAAtagtttgttttgtctttttaagTGTAAACTTTCTCACCAACCAGAGGACCACTTTGGACGTTCAAGTCTGCTACCTTTCAACACAGATTAGGCAAAAACTGAGCTTTTAGTCTACTTGTTAACTCAATTATATTGTCAGTTTCAAGTCAGGTATACACGTAAGTGCGTCATCCTATATAAAACGATAGACTGGTTCGTACTAGTTGAAGACGAGTCCTCTCCTTTGTACTCTTTGTAGATGTAGTTTATCTCTTACTTATCAATGTAAAAGTGAGACAAGTGAAAGGTAATTGCACGATTTTGGTAGTCATCATACACTTGCTCAAAACTAGTTTGCAAGTGTACCACTCAAATAGGGAAAACAGATAGATGAGAGTAGTATGACTTTATAGTCCGGTTGACGTTTTTTAAATGCGTTCAAAATTTTCATCCGAATATTAAATTAGTCGTATTTTAAGAGTATTACGTGTTTTAGAAATGCACACTTACCTCCTTGTGTATAGTCGATTTACCGCAGTTTTATTTTGtaggaaaaataaaaagatcaGTTTGGTTGAATAGAAGCAAGTATGTTTGATTATTCTCAGACTACTCAGCTTAAACCAGTGACACATGCAGTCTGCAGTACAAAGTACAAGTTTGATAACATAGATTATTATATAATTGGAATGTGTTTATGAAGTTCATGATCAAGGAATGAAACCTCCGTTCCTGCGATATACAAATGTGTCATAGAATAAAGTGACGTGAGAAAGAATTAAAGTGAGCCGTGAGCCGTAGTTAAGGTgactcaaaacagtttccaggGGTTAGATTTTGATGAGTCATTATAACCACTCTTTAGCACTTGATGATACAATCACGATATCGAAAAACTGCCCAATCATTGGTGCACACGTTGTTATCATTTTCGAGAAAAAATGGGTTACGATAGCAAGAGTATGATGACCTGCTAAAACACCCTTGATTACAGATATAGAGGCTCATAACGAATATGCgggaaagcagatcttaacaagtgttattgaaatccaaaaagaaaattgggggtaaccacgtatttttcgaagataattaatcaacaatatttgtaaaacgttttaaaatacaaagcaatgtatgacatTCTTTCCCGGCCAAATTGAAGCACAATTATCTCTGAAGAATGCGTGGTTACacccaatgttctttttggataccaagatcacttgctaagttctgctttctccatatagttttaaaccgcgcaaaaatatccctgtattgataagcactagcaataggaaatctgagtatctcgagatgcacagaacgtatgcgcaataacaatagtaggcaccgtccttaaatcactACACTCAGCAAGCCTCTATCTCCAAttaggctatttccgagttggTGCATGcgtcagtttcaaagcgaggcCTGGTGCACGAGCATTCAAATGCAAATGGGTTTCGTAGTAATGTCACAGCAATTCGTGAAGTAGTTTTGACACATTTGCTCATTTTACTTCCTTTCAGGATTCTTACAAGATTGCTGGAGAAGTCCACTGACCCTACTATTTTAGCAGTTGCAGCTCACGACACCGGGGAATATGTTCGTCACTATCCGCGTGGAAAACAGTGAGTTTAGTCTCAGTATTCTTTGGCCCGTTTGGGAACTCTTCAGCTtagcttaactgctgaataccctgcatgaaaataacaataattgtgtTCCGACTCGTTCTTCAAAAAACGCCGTCGAATGTTAAAACAGGTTGCTCCCTTCACATCAAAACGGGGTTGAATTTTACGACGAGAATGGCTTGTATGTTCTGAGCCCTTGCTCTTTGTTCCCAGCGTGCTCGAAAACCTTGGCTGCAAAGTAATGGTGATGAAAATGATGACGCACAACGATCCGAATGTACGCAAGGAGGCTTTACTTGCAGTTCAGAAACTCATGGTTCATAATTGGTGAGTTTGAAAAGGAGAATGTTACAATGGTTTCCGTTGAGTGACGTACATCAAAACAAATTTATCTGATCAATATTCAACAAACGAAAGCAACAAGTTGAAGCAATGTGAAGCGCGGGAAAGTGCGCGCGTGTACGACTCGCGATTGGTTTCGTTCTTCTCATTGATAAAACAATTCACGTGAGATCTTTAAGCTCATCGCGAAACGTGGCAATTGCAATCCATAATTATTTTTGAGTTCAACTGAAATCTGCTCCAAAAAtgatttgttgttctttttgcTTGTCTTAAACTAAATGATCAAAAGCGCACACGGCTtagattttctttcctttttaggGAATATCTTGGAAAGCAGCTAAAGgcttcttaaggacgttcgcgctaattgtttgtgcgcaacgttactgcgcaggtaacgcgactgtaatatgtcacgtagattgtcacgcattacttcgaacattagtgaagttgaggttttaaaacctttgcaaaaaccatggacgataagtcttgcacagcgttggatcagagaagatcgtgatcagtcaaaattgatttaaaatatttatgaaagtcaagtagactactgcacgactgatattcgcgaggttttatcagtcgtgcactagtctacttgacttccatacaaatttttcaagcatcagttaaaataacatggcgacaaaaacgccgaggaaaaattccaggccggcaaaagaatggcacatttatttccgaatcatcatgaaacttcaaagagaagtgagcgggaggatggaaaagctctggaaaaggtagctgatcgagtagactagtggctgaaagtttgaaaaactcgaggacgaaccgttgcgtaaatttaatggggctgtttctttttaataccctacgaacttaagttcaaagtgaatgcatgtttttaaagttcttttcctttactttcgtgaaaattgagcagtattttcgtccacgtcgcttgaatagtgcggacctgcgtggaaacaatcagcgattgaatttcacaaaaaaaaacaaaccagaggatgagcatgacggcaatggaaagatattatacaaaacaccaaccaaatgaagatgacccctgcttaaaacttcgttgctatgctcgagaaaggtttttttttcggtaaaaacctttcatctcttcaacgatcgatcctctctggggttccagtccttgcccgacaggtcacgcaaaagcgtgacaaacgaacttttccaagagctttgcaaaatcacatcgattttactcgttcagatcatcggtgacccctattttttaaatcatgaatcacttactttacttactatctacaaaatatgatgaaatgaaaaaattctcaccataagaagttatctttttttaacattttctttcctcatgCCATCGAATTCCAGTAGTGGATGCAACGGATACATCTTACTAAAAAGATCGGCGAGGTTGagctctactgtttaccacatccctagcggcaaacaattatctaaaaatctcactcctaaaaacctatgcacggaaactttcaccccaacagtttatttttatgattttcgatggatgagcagatgagcctacatctcgctattatgaccgatttctcgaaattaaggcatttttccactgccattttctccgaaacaaagtcggtgacccccattttttttttcatttttggagtaagtactttatgacctaactctaggcgagaaatgaagaaaatctcaccgtaggaagattttggcgcgaacgtccttaaattgaaGATTTTATCTCAAGTGATTTGTCGACACGAGAGGGAATCGCTTTGGAATTTTGAAATTACCCGCAACTCTAAATCATAGTCTTATGCTGCCCCATGACTggttgaagaaaacaaaaaatggtGAAAATTTAAGTACGGAAGAATACTGATCAGTTGATATATCATACGATCCTCCGGCCTTGCGCGCGCTTTCAGGGTAATCCTATTGACAAATGTGCGTATTGAAGGGTGGGGAGGGAGATTGGTCGCTTGCCTTTCATGCAGTCGAAGAACGCGTGTGACAACGATGTTGATTCCAATGTAGCTAGACCGGTACTACGCGTTACGATTGTGGAGGATGTTGTCGGCTGAATAACATGTTTAGTTCACAACCAAAAAGTAAATAACACGTTACATGTATCTTCTGTGCAGATTGTTACTTTGCTGTCAGAACTTACTCTAGTGGTGTGATAAACCACTTCCTCAGGTCGAACCGACCGGGGAAATAATTGGCTCTCGGTTCACGCAAGTCTTGGCTCTCTCATTCAGTCAATTGAGTACATAATGATTTGCTGAAAAAGAATTGTGATCGTTTGGGAGCTACGGGTGAAaagatttaatttgatttgctgAAAGTTCGGAATGAAGGTTCCATGTCAATACATTGTCTATATAATGTCGTCTATCAAGTCTCTTTACTGTCTCTTCAACTATCGTAGTAGGCATGAAATGCTTCCACTCAGAATGGAAATTTGATATTCTAGCTTATGCAGGTACGAGACTTCGTGTGTGAATAAAAAAACTGCTCCAAATCTCTTGACATTATGTTGACTGCAGTCCGCCCCTTTCTTTGTTGTCAGAAAACCCTTTTTCAACACAGGACTGACAATGGGAAAGTATGAGTATAGCATTCGAAATGTTTCCTACAATTTGGAATATTCTGGCCTCTCTCTAATGTACCTACCCACAGAAGAAAATGCCAAGATCTTGTTCTTATTAATTGTTGAGAGCAAATTCTTCTATGTAGTACCTCACTAGAGTCTCTACCTCTCAGTCCAATGAAAGCTTTGTACTGCTGAAGAATAGTGTCACAAGGGTCTGGGGACTCCATTTTCTTAGATATCAGCTGTTGtagtaaattgcaaaatttttAGGTCGAAGATTCTGAATTCTGTATCCAAGCGGGAAAGTTGTCTGACTATCTATTGCAtaaaatttattcatttttctcAATGAAACGTAATTGGGTTTCGAAACATTACTTGGACCAGTGCAAACATTTGCAACCGTAAGAAGCGACTGTGGACTCAAGTCCGGGCAAACGGCATCGACATTTGCTGTATTGtagaacgatgttgactgctggggtgggcaaacTGTTTCAGCTCATCAATATCGATattcaacacggttgaaaggggaaggggggggggcgGAGGGGGAGGGGCAAACTGTTTCAACATGGCTGTTCAACAAactcgaacggatgttgaagccaATGTTTGAAGCTGTTTGCCCGGGCCTCTTGTCCTTATTTGAAACTTCTCCGCGCATCCCCGTTCCGAAACCTCTTATAATTCTACtccctggccaaacgctcgcaacatttcaacgcaacatcttgcaacattgttacaTGATACCCCTGGGTATCCGAGGATAAATTCATTGACACTTGAATAAGTggttgttattatcatcatcatcatcatcatcattattatttgaattGTTTACCGAAAATAAAATTCCCTGACCTTGACAATATAaaagatttttacaaaattCCGTGTTTTTTTCTCTGATCGTCGCAACCCTGTATAATCACTGGAATAAAGGGAAAGGTCCTTATTTTCACGAGGGTAGCACGTGACAGTCAACTTGAattactgataaacttgtggccctcggtGCGCACCTTTTATCCCCTCTTCCATCGTCAATGCTCCGTTTGGCGGGAATTCAAAGCTACAGCGACACGGaacagaggaaagtcgaaacagacgtcgaTCGAATGACGGAGATCGATCTGGCGATCCTCCAGCTCAGAAGTctgcgcactaaccgactgagctacgcctgTCTCTATAACACCGACCAAGCCATTAATTTTCACTTAAATATCCTCTCATCTCCAAATTTGTAAGCAGTAGTTGTGGTCCAATAATCTCTTGAAAATACCTCATTTTTGAACTTTCTTGGGTAATCACGTTCGCCATAGGGGCCTGGGGAGAAAGCCCAAAATAGCATGATGTCATCGCGGGTGATGCAATTGTGGAACAGACTGTTGTAAGGTCTGATAAAAACAATTGAGTATATTACAAGTTCTCAAACTGCTGCTGCACTAGTCACAAACACAATGCAAATGGgtttaaactttgaaaaattattccaACGACGAAGGCGACTCAAATGCAGCCACGCCAACAAGAATGGGACTAGCAGTACGGGATAACGTTGTACACATCGGTTTGTCACGCGATGATGGATTTCAGCGACAAACTAGCATTGACGATCCTCTCTTAGAAGATGCTCAAACATACATCGGGGAAAACTTCGTCGTCAAGCACGGAAGTACATTCAACATTCGTCGCAAAGTCTGCTCGAAAACTAAATCCGGCGTCGTATTTACAGAGTTAAAGCACCTAAAGCCGTTGACCCAAATGTCGTTATCTATTGGTGCCAAACGTTTGTTTGCCTGCCCAAACGCCGGTGGCAGTTCAGAAAAGAGTGAAATTCTTAGTTTTGAATTACTTCAGAGATGTTTTGGGGCCGATCTACAGAAAACCGAAATGGAAGTCAATTATTTTCCACAAGGAGGTTCTATTACTGATTACACCTGCAGAATGTTCAGCACTTTCCTCGGAGTTTCTGTCACGCGAGCGATGAAATTTCACGGCGAGTTCACGGTCGAGGATGCAACGAAATTATTAAGCAAGAAGTTAAATGGCGTGTTGACATCCAGCAAAAACACCATGGAAAAATGGAGCAAGCAAATTTTACATGTTTGGGTAACTTCTCATGAACACTCGGTCCTCCTTGCTGAAGCTTATTATCAACTCCCAAAGCCTCTGAAATCAAATACCGTTGTCCTATTAACAGTCACTGAATACAAAGAAGTCTTCACGAACTAAACCGCTTTATATAAGTTAATATTTGTACATCATTGTCGTTtaaattctttcctttttataAAAGCTTTTTCGGTTCAATTTAAGGTCGCCAACATGTCTCAGCTGGCAGGTGTCTCTTGGA
It includes:
- the LOC138031267 gene encoding AAC-rich mRNA clone AAC4 protein-like, producing MGLAVRDNVVHIGLSRDDGFQRQTSIDDPLLEDAQTYIGENFVVKHGSTFNIRRKVCSKTKSGVVFTELKHLKPLTQMSLSIGAKRLFACPNAGGSSEKSEILSFELLQRCFGADLQKTEMEVNYFPQGGSITDYTCRMFSTFLGVSVTRAMKFHGEFTVEDATKLLSKKLNGVLTSSKNTMEKWSKQILHVWVTSHEHSVLLAEAYYQLPKPLKSNTVVLLTVTEYKEVFTN